A portion of the Cryptomeria japonica chromosome 5, Sugi_1.0, whole genome shotgun sequence genome contains these proteins:
- the LOC131027112 gene encoding boron transporter 1, whose protein sequence is MEETFVPFRGIKNDLKGRLLCYKQDWTSGFTAGFRILAPTTYIFFASAIPVISFGEQLDRNTNGVLTAVQTLASTGLCGIIHSFLGGHPLLILGVAEPTVLMYTFMFNFAKNQKDLGPHLFLAWAGWVCVWTSFLLILLAILGACSIINRFTRVAGELFGLLIAMLFFQEAIRGLVDEFRVPDGGNLKLEQFQPSWRFANGMFALVLSFGLLLSGLRSRKARSWRFGTGSLRGIIADYGVPLMVLVWTGVSYAPAKHVPSGIPRRLFSPNPWSPNAYANWTVVKDMLDVPVIYIIGAFIPATMIAVLYYFDHSVASQLAQQKEFNLKKPSSFHYDLLLLGFLTILCGLLGIPPSNGVIPQSPMHTKSLATLKHQLLRKKLVRTAHESIRANSNLGELYGRMQETYQQMQTPLVYQPPPTWALNQFKDTTIQLATSAGTIDAPVDESVFNVEKDIDELLPIEVKEQRLSNLLQATMVVCCLGAMPVLKKIPTSVLWGYFAFMAIESLPGNQFWERILLVFTAPSRRFMVLEKHHASFIETVPFKTIVMFTIFQTCYLLACFGITLIPIAGLLFPLLIMLLVPIRQYVLPRFYKGPHLQELDAAEYEESPAIPFDTTHSDAGGSKADEAEILDEMITRSRGEIRHTHSPKITSTSESTQPGEAWNALSPRLAESDRAYSPRINQLRHMHRGDASVVNPNMSPLKIIPGSFE, encoded by the exons ATGGAGGAGACATTTGTACCATTTCGAGGGATCAAGAATGATCTTAAAGGAAGACTACTGTGTTACAAGCAAGATTGGACCAGTGGCTTCACTGCAGGATTCAG GATCCTTGCCCCCACAACTTACATATTCTTTGCATCAGCAATTCCAGTGATATCATTTGGGGAACAACTGGACAGAAACACAA ATGGTGTTTTGACTGCAGTTCAAACATTGGCATCTACTGGACTCTGTGGAATCATACATTCCTTTTTGGGTGGTCATCCATTGCTGATTCTCGGAGTAGCTGAGCCAACTGTGCTTATGTATACATTTATGTTCAACTTTGCCAAAAACCAGAAGGATTTGGGCCCCCATTTGTTTTTGGCTTGGGCAGGATG GGTATGTGTCTGGACTtcatttttgttgattttgttagCAATCCTGGGTGCATGCTCAATCATCAATAGGTTTACCCGCGTAGCCGGTGAACTTTTCGGTTTGCTGATTGCAATGTTGTTCTTTCAAGAGGCTATTCGT GGTCTTGTTGATGAGTTTCGTGTCCCAGATGGGGGAAATCTAAAACTTGAGCAGTTCCAACCCTCATGGCGTTTTGCGAATGGAATGTTTGCGTTGGTTCTCTCATTTGGACTTCTATTGAGTGGACTACGGAGCCGCAAAGCCCGATCTTGGCGTTTTGGGACAG GGTCACTGAGAGGTATTATTGCCGATTATGGAGTACCATTGATGGTTCTTGTGTGGACTGGAGTTTCATATGCTCCTGCTAAGCATGTTCCAAGTGGAATTCCCCGGCGTCTTTTCAGTCCTAATCCATGGTCACCTAATGCCTATGCCAACTGGACAGTTGTTAAG GATATGCTTGATGTACCAGTCATATATATCATTGGAGCATTTATTCCAGCTACAATGATTGCCGTGCTTTACTATTTTGACCATAGCGTGGCATCCCAGCTTGCCCAACAAAAAGAATTCAATTTGAAGAAGCCATCTTCATTTCATTATGACTTGCTTCTGCTGGGATTTTTG ACTATTTTATGTGGTCTACTTGGCATACCGCCTTCAAATGGTGTTATTCCTCAATCTCCCATGCACACTAAAAGTTTAGCTACTCTCAAACATCAG TTGTTGCGCAAAAAGTTAGTAAGAACAGCTCATGAAAGCATTCGGGCTAATTCAAACTTAGGGGAGTTATATGGACGCATGCAAGAAACTTACCAGCAAATGCAAACTCCATTGGTGTACCAGCCTCCACCTACCTGG GCACTTAACCAATTTAAGGATACCACAATTCAGTTAGCCACAAGTGCTGGAACTATAGATGCTCCAGTTGATGAATCAGTTTTCAATGTTGAGAAGGACATAGATGAGCTTCTACCCATTGAAGTTAAGGAACAAAGGCTTAGTAACTTGTTGCAAGCTACCATGGTGGTTTGTTGTCTTGGTGCAATGCCTGTGCTTAAAAAGATCCCAACTTCTGTCCTTTGGGGTTACTTTGCTTTCATGGCCATAGAGAGTTTGCCTGGAAATCAATTCTGGGAAAGAATACTGCTTGTGTTCACTGCTCCAAGCCGTAGATTCAT GGTTCTGGAGAAGCATCATGCTTCATTCATTGAAACAGTGCCTTTCAAAACAATTGTGATGTTTACCATATTCCAGACATGCTATTTACTGGCTTGTTTTGGCATAACCTTGATTCCCATAGCTGGTTTGCTTTTTCCATTGCTTATAATGTTGTTGGTCCCCATAAGACAGTACGTTCTTCCAAGGTTTTACAAAGGACCACATCTTCAAGAATTGGATGCAGCTGAGTACGAAGAGTCACCTGCAATACCATTCGACACAACACATAGT GACGCTGGTGGGTCAAAAGCAGATGAAGCTGAAATTTTGGATGAGATGATTACAAGAAGCCGTGGTGAAATTAGACACACACATAGTCCAAAGATAACTAGTACAAGTGAAAGCACACAGCCTGGTGAAGCTTGGAATGCTTTAAGTCCACGTCTTGCAGAATCTGATCGAGCATATAGTCCTCGTATCAATCAGCTCAGACATATGCATAGGGGAGATGCATCAGTAGTGAACCCGAATATGTCACCTTTAAAAATCATACCCGGTAGTTTTGAATAA